A section of the Candidatus Margulisiibacteriota bacterium genome encodes:
- a CDS encoding 1-acyl-sn-glycerol-3-phosphate acyltransferase, with the protein MNKTMIAKINWILSNLVGKTLELTVWTYFTFICKGKVNHIEKLPNGPCILAFNHESYMDWMFVYDIFKRNYKKKIYFVAKKKLFTSYFFNLLMQYGNAICLNQEKVDKSSIKEILRVLKKDSGIIGIFPEGTRSRTGKLLKGYPGIVKLWKLSKVPIVPVGLNGFYEVLPPSCIIPRRFSCSIDIGTPLYYEQIVKGSHNDDFLVSNIMQEIAKLTNQEYEFCID; encoded by the coding sequence ATGAATAAGACAATGATTGCAAAAATAAATTGGATTCTTTCGAACCTAGTTGGAAAAACATTAGAACTAACTGTCTGGACCTATTTCACCTTTATTTGTAAGGGAAAAGTAAATCATATAGAAAAACTACCTAACGGACCATGTATTCTGGCATTTAATCATGAAAGTTATATGGATTGGATGTTTGTATATGATATTTTTAAAAGAAATTACAAAAAAAAGATATATTTTGTAGCCAAAAAAAAACTTTTTACTTCATACTTTTTTAATCTGCTAATGCAATATGGAAACGCTATCTGCTTAAATCAAGAAAAAGTAGACAAAAGCAGTATAAAAGAAATTCTTAGAGTCCTCAAAAAAGATTCTGGTATCATAGGAATATTTCCAGAAGGTACTCGTTCGCGAACAGGTAAATTATTAAAAGGATATCCTGGAATTGTAAAATTATGGAAGCTATCTAAAGTCCCAATCGTACCGGTAGGATTAAATGGCTTCTATGAAGTGCTCCCACCCTCGTGCATTATCCCAAGAAGATTTAGCTGCTCAATTGATATTGGAACCCCGTTATATTATGAACAGATAGTCAAAGGCTCTCATAATGACGACTTTTTAGTGAGTAATATTATGCAAGAGATAGCAAAATTAACCAATCAGGAATATGAATTTTGCATCGACTAA
- a CDS encoding transcriptional regulator, translated as MKYIIAIIQPHRLEEVKEALYDEDVNLMTVSEVLGHGRQMGVTEVYRGIKESGNLLRKLKLEIAVNDNYADRTVKAIIKGAKTGEIGDGKIFVFDMEECIRIRTGEKGSVAIG; from the coding sequence ATGAAATATATAATAGCAATTATACAGCCACATAGGTTGGAAGAAGTAAAAGAAGCATTATATGATGAAGATGTAAATCTCATGACTGTCAGTGAGGTGCTGGGGCATGGACGTCAAATGGGCGTGACTGAAGTTTACCGGGGAATTAAGGAAAGCGGCAATTTGCTTAGAAAGCTTAAGTTAGAAATTGCGGTTAATGATAATTATGCCGATAGGACAGTAAAGGCAATTATCAAGGGAGCAAAAACAGGTGAGATCGGTGATGGAAAGATCTTTGTGTTCGATATGGAAGAATGCATAAGGATAAGGACCGGAGAAAAGGGATCTGTAGCAATAGGATAA
- a CDS encoding carbon-nitrogen hydrolase, translating to MQKNINIGLIQMTCTVDSISNLDKTITLIKNAANKGANIICTQELFKTPYFCQTEDYSNFKLGEYIDENNETIRTLSNLAKKLKIVIIASLFENRAEGLYHNTAVVLDADGAYLGKYRKMHIPDDPHYYEKFYFSPGDLGYKVFKTKYATLGVLICWDQWYPEAARLTALRGAQILFYPTAIGWLPSDKIKFGTQQHNAWETIQRSHSVANGCFVASINRVGFEASPDHNEGIEFWGQSFVSDTSGQILQKASSDKEELLVVPIDLAEIENTRVHWPFFRDRRISSYEYITKKYID from the coding sequence ATGCAAAAAAATATAAATATCGGACTTATACAGATGACTTGTACTGTTGATAGTATAAGCAATCTTGATAAAACGATTACCCTAATCAAAAATGCCGCAAACAAAGGTGCAAACATTATTTGTACCCAAGAGTTATTTAAAACACCCTATTTTTGCCAGACGGAAGATTACTCCAACTTTAAGCTCGGTGAATATATCGACGAAAATAATGAGACAATAAGAACCCTATCAAACCTTGCCAAGAAACTTAAGATCGTAATAATTGCCAGCTTATTTGAAAATAGGGCCGAGGGTCTCTATCATAATACAGCTGTTGTTTTGGATGCCGATGGAGCTTACCTGGGAAAATATCGCAAAATGCATATTCCAGACGATCCTCATTATTATGAAAAGTTCTATTTTTCACCTGGAGATCTTGGATATAAGGTATTCAAAACAAAATATGCAACACTAGGCGTTTTGATATGCTGGGATCAATGGTATCCTGAAGCGGCTCGGCTAACAGCGCTGCGGGGGGCACAGATATTATTTTATCCAACAGCTATCGGCTGGTTACCTTCCGATAAAATAAAGTTCGGAACACAGCAGCATAATGCCTGGGAAACAATCCAACGCTCCCATTCCGTCGCAAACGGCTGCTTTGTTGCCAGCATAAACAGAGTTGGCTTTGAAGCTAGTCCTGACCATAATGAGGGAATAGAGTTCTGGGGACAGAGTTTTGTCTCGGACACATCCGGCCAAATCCTACAAAAAGCATCTTCAGATAAAGAAGAGCTTTTAGTTGTCCCGATAGACCTTGCAGAAATAGAAAATACAAGGGTACATTGGCCCTTTTTCAGAGACCGAAGGATCTCAAGCTATGAATATATTACGAAAAAATATATTGATTAA
- a CDS encoding agmatine deiminase family protein, translating to MNYSQETILLKPSELGYYMPPEWDLHYGTWLSYPHNTRSFFDKLEKVRESFLEFVKHLARGEAVHINVNNEEMKKDLENRLAQKKITTNVSAHIFPTNDTWCRDHGAIFIKNKKTGNIAATNWMFNAWGEKYPYELDNNIPNYMAEYLKIKQFRVGQILEGGSIDTNGEGILLTTTACLLNKNRNPHLSKFEIENNLKEYLGIHKVLWLGDGVAGDDTDGHVDDIARFINKNTIVTVIENNKNDINYEALKENYERLQHFTDMNGKKFSIIPLQMPDPVYHREERLPASYANFYISNKTIIVPIFNCSNDQLALDTLHKLFPDRAIVGIDASDLVVGLGTFHCLSQQIPYGIKL from the coding sequence ATGAATTATTCACAAGAGACGATACTCTTAAAACCATCAGAATTAGGTTACTATATGCCCCCGGAATGGGACCTGCATTATGGTACATGGCTGTCATATCCCCATAACACCAGATCTTTCTTTGATAAACTTGAAAAAGTCAGGGAATCGTTTCTCGAATTTGTCAAACATCTAGCACGAGGCGAAGCCGTTCATATTAATGTTAATAATGAGGAAATGAAAAAAGATCTTGAAAACAGGCTGGCCCAAAAAAAAATAACCACAAATGTATCTGCACATATATTCCCAACAAATGACACCTGGTGCAGAGATCATGGCGCTATCTTCATCAAAAATAAAAAAACCGGTAATATTGCCGCAACAAATTGGATGTTCAATGCCTGGGGAGAAAAATATCCGTACGAACTAGACAATAATATACCAAATTATATGGCAGAGTATCTTAAAATAAAGCAATTCAGGGTTGGTCAAATACTAGAAGGTGGTTCTATCGACACTAATGGCGAGGGAATATTATTAACTACAACAGCTTGCTTACTAAACAAAAACCGAAATCCTCACCTAAGTAAGTTTGAGATTGAGAATAATCTAAAAGAATACCTCGGAATACACAAAGTCTTATGGCTTGGCGATGGTGTGGCCGGAGATGATACCGACGGTCACGTTGATGATATTGCACGATTTATAAACAAAAATACCATAGTCACCGTAATAGAGAACAATAAAAATGACATTAATTATGAAGCACTAAAAGAAAACTATGAAAGACTGCAACACTTCACGGATATGAATGGGAAGAAGTTTTCGATTATTCCACTTCAAATGCCAGATCCGGTATACCATAGAGAGGAACGTTTGCCAGCCAGCTACGCAAACTTCTATATTTCTAACAAAACAATAATAGTCCCCATATTTAATTGCTCGAATGATCAACTAGCCTTGGATACATTGCACAAGCTGTTTCCAGACAGAGCTATTGTAGGAATTGACGCCTCAGATCTTGTAGTGGGCTTGGGAACCTTTCACTGCCTCTCACAACAAATACCATACGGAATTAAGCTATAG
- a CDS encoding TetR family transcriptional regulator, translated as MNNQDVSKEELIIKAAMDVFIEKGRSGARMQDIANRAGVNKALLHYYFRNKETLYEKIFETIFVRYFSQINILLEADVPFEESLRTFIYMYIDILRDNPKFVSFMCRELSEGGAVLNKQISNITKAIESIPPVKLIKLLENAQKDGNIIKGNVRQLMITIIGACVYYFLAEPLIKILIVKDSYDTSRFIEERKQSIFETIYYGIKPRGDNQ; from the coding sequence ATGAATAATCAAGATGTTTCTAAAGAAGAGCTTATCATTAAAGCCGCAATGGATGTTTTCATCGAGAAGGGCCGCTCAGGCGCAAGGATGCAGGATATCGCTAATCGAGCCGGAGTGAACAAGGCATTGCTGCACTACTATTTCAGAAATAAAGAAACGCTGTATGAAAAAATATTTGAAACAATATTCGTACGATACTTTAGCCAAATAAATATTTTATTAGAAGCCGATGTACCGTTTGAAGAAAGTCTCAGGACGTTCATTTATATGTATATTGATATTTTGCGGGACAATCCTAAATTTGTCTCATTTATGTGCCGAGAGCTAAGCGAAGGAGGAGCCGTCTTAAATAAACAGATTTCGAATATAACCAAAGCGATCGAGTCAATTCCTCCTGTTAAACTGATTAAACTACTGGAGAATGCTCAAAAGGATGGAAACATTATAAAAGGTAATGTTCGGCAATTAATGATTACAATAATCGGTGCCTGTGTGTATTATTTTTTGGCAGAACCATTGATCAAAATTCTTATAGTTAAGGATAGTTACGATACCAGTCGTTTTATAGAGGAACGAAAGCAGTCAATTTTTGAGACAATATATTATGGTATAAAGCCAAGGGGTGATAACCAGTGA
- a CDS encoding ammonia channel protein, translating into MKGLLRKIVVTMIFSMSSMAAFAADVPTIDTGDTAWVLIASALVMLMTPGLAFFYGGLVRRKNMLSVLMQCFMILAVISLQWVLFGYSLSFAPGNGFIGGLQWLGLNGVELSPYSDYSATIPHQAFMIFQAMFAIITPALIIGAFAERMKFSTMVVFTLLWSTLVYAPVAHWVWGIGGWLRNLGALDFAGGTVVHINAGIAALVCALVIGKRKNYKNHPTHPHNLPFSVLGAGLLWFGWFGFNAGSSLSANGLAVNAFVVTNTAAAAAALSWACIEWFFAGKPTMLGTITGAVAGLVAITPAAGFVNIMGAIAIGLMVSVICYVFVGIIKPKLGYDDTLDAFGVHGIGGIWGALATGLFATKAVNSAGADGLFYGNAHQFIVQLEAVAITVAFSFVVTFVILKVLDMIMGVRVSENDELLGLDLSQHNERAYTLVE; encoded by the coding sequence ATGAAAGGATTATTAAGAAAAATAGTAGTGACAATGATATTTAGCATGAGTTCGATGGCTGCGTTTGCAGCAGATGTACCTACAATCGATACCGGGGATACTGCTTGGGTTTTAATTGCCTCTGCGTTAGTAATGCTTATGACTCCGGGGTTAGCATTTTTTTATGGGGGATTGGTTCGAAGAAAGAATATGCTTAGCGTTCTTATGCAATGCTTTATGATATTAGCAGTAATAAGCTTGCAATGGGTGTTGTTTGGGTATAGTTTATCATTTGCACCTGGAAACGGCTTTATCGGCGGATTACAATGGCTTGGGCTGAATGGAGTGGAGTTATCTCCCTATTCTGATTATTCTGCAACGATACCCCATCAAGCGTTTATGATATTTCAAGCTATGTTCGCAATTATTACACCAGCTTTAATTATCGGTGCGTTTGCTGAAAGAATGAAATTCTCAACTATGGTAGTATTCACACTTCTGTGGTCTACCCTGGTATACGCGCCGGTTGCACATTGGGTCTGGGGAATTGGCGGCTGGTTAAGGAATTTAGGTGCACTGGATTTTGCAGGCGGAACTGTTGTACATATTAATGCCGGCATTGCAGCACTGGTTTGTGCGCTCGTTATTGGAAAGAGAAAAAACTATAAAAACCATCCTACTCATCCACATAATTTGCCGTTTTCTGTCCTTGGAGCTGGGTTATTATGGTTTGGCTGGTTTGGGTTTAACGCAGGAAGTTCCTTAAGTGCAAATGGACTTGCCGTAAATGCGTTTGTAGTAACTAACACAGCTGCAGCTGCAGCCGCGCTAAGCTGGGCTTGTATTGAATGGTTTTTTGCCGGCAAACCAACTATGCTTGGTACTATAACCGGTGCTGTTGCCGGGTTGGTTGCAATAACTCCTGCTGCTGGTTTTGTTAATATAATGGGTGCGATTGCGATCGGGCTGATGGTTAGTGTGATATGTTACGTATTTGTAGGTATTATTAAACCCAAGCTGGGATATGATGATACTTTAGATGCTTTTGGTGTTCATGGTATTGGTGGTATATGGGGAGCGCTGGCAACCGGACTATTTGCGACAAAAGCAGTTAATTCTGCAGGCGCAGATGGATTGTTTTATGGTAATGCACATCAATTTATAGTTCAATTAGAAGCAGTTGCCATTACAGTGGCCTTCTCGTTTGTCGTGACGTTCGTTATACTCAAAGTGCTTGATATGATAATGGGCGTTCGAGTTTCTGAGAATGATGAACTGTTAGGGCTTGATCTATCACAACATAATGAACGTGCTTATACATTAGTCGAATAG
- a CDS encoding DUF1540 domain-containing protein translates to MDSMIPKVLDCEMTDCTYNQEKTCHAVAITVGDIEPVCDTYMKTTAKGGLVDTIGGVGACKVDRCLYNESYECTADGIHVGLHVNHAECSTFTAL, encoded by the coding sequence ATGGATTCAATGATACCTAAAGTACTCGATTGCGAAATGACCGATTGCACATATAATCAGGAAAAAACTTGTCATGCTGTCGCCATAACAGTAGGAGATATTGAGCCTGTTTGCGATACGTATATGAAAACAACGGCAAAAGGAGGGTTAGTCGATACCATTGGTGGAGTTGGTGCCTGCAAAGTCGATCGTTGTTTATATAATGAATCTTATGAATGCACGGCAGATGGGATACACGTTGGACTGCACGTTAATCATGCAGAATGCAGTACGTTCACTGCATTGTGA